A segment of the Hyperolius riggenbachi isolate aHypRig1 chromosome 8, aHypRig1.pri, whole genome shotgun sequence genome:
GAGGGTCACTCATTTGTAAGTAGTCGATACCCAGTATGCATACTCAATCAGACCTGTGATCAGCCCCTGGGGATCCCTCTTGCTTCAATTTTTACCGTTTCAATTCACACTACTGTACTGAAACAATGTTTGAATAAGAAAATAGACATTTTTATCTTTataaattttatttaaataaataacaATCAACAAAACATGAATGTTTAGGAAAATGAACAATACAGTACTTTTTAATACAGTTAATTAACAATATAAAACATTATGATAACTAATCATGTACCAGTAACACATAATGAATACGTTAAAAAAACAATGTAGTAAAATTTAATTTACATTTGGGTAAATTGTCAAAGTCAAGACCTGCAGGCCAAATTCATGCTAGTGTTGAGGAGAGTGGACTGAGAACGAGAGGAATATTTTCTACCAGATGGACCCACACCTTTCCAGATTCAGACCCATGAATGAATTTTAACAGTGTCATAAATGTTAGAGGAGCTCATTCCTCTTAATACCGATTTGACATCTCTGGTCTGAAagtgatgtaaaaaaaataaaaaagttgaaTGAGAGGAAAGGTTATCGGTCCTATACAGATGGTACTAACAATCCACTGAATCAACCATTTGTATTTTCCTTTAGAGGAGTCTGAGACTGCTGTCTGGAGCCGCTGAGAGAGATTTTTGGATTTCATCGGAAGTCCTTCCGCTCCAGAAGAAATCTGTAACAGCCTGAGCGTGTTACATCCTGAGCGTGTACAATTGTGCAAGATTGCGTGCTTGCTCTTGCTTATTACGAATTTGAAGTATTTGTGAATAGTCGACCTCCTAGTGATTGAAAAATCCTTTCTCACCGGTGTAAGTGAGCAGTCTCTGAACCTCCTATCCAAACAGTGGATCCCGCTATGAAAAGGAATACAGGTCTGGTGAATATTAATTCTCTATAGGACTCTGAGCTTTCCCTCTCATTCGCTGAGTATGTTTTTATCAAAACTGCTTCAGAATGAATTTATAAAGTGAACATGAACTGATAACTAACTTTCTAAcctaaaaaaatctgaaaaaaacaaatatacttTTACAAGACAACTTTGTGTTACAGTCTATACTAATCTGCAATAAAAACGGATTATAGATCCAACAGCATAACTATTTATGAAAGGTTTACACAAAACCACCATCCCTCGTACCTTCAAATCTGTTTATTTGACACCCAATGTGAGTAGATCCCCACTGCCCGCACTCACCAAGCTTTATTTCTGAAATAAGGTATTAATAAAGGCCTTATGTGGTATAATGCATTCAGTAGCGATCACAGTGATTCCATCAGTGGAACACTAAAACATATCCTTCATAGCGTAAAACTCTGTCTTTATAATGAAAATTGATTAAAATCAAAATTGATTTACATTTTATTTACTATAAAGATAGTTTTACGGTATGAAGGATAAGTTTTTGTTTTCTATCGACGGAATCACTGTGATCGCTACTGGATGAATTAAACCACACAAGTGCTTTATTATTCGCTCTGGATATTTCAGAAATAAAGCTTGGTGAGTGCTGGCAGTGTGGGGATCTCCTACTCACATTGGGTGTCACAGATACAGATTAACGGCACAAGGGAAGGTGTTGGTCTGTAAATTTTACATAAAGAGTTACGCTATTGGATCTATTCTCCTTTTTTTGCATATGCGGTGTTGTCTACTTTAAAAGTTACATCTGGCAGTGCGAAATGTGAGTCATTCAGTACTCTATGTGTTCATTATGTCATGAGTTCATTTTAACTTAATTCGAATAAGTCAAACCATATACTCGGCAGCAATATCCTGACAAGCTTTATATCCCATGTACTCCCCATCTGGATCTGGAAAGGCTTCGCGAACCTTCTTGACCACACAAGCGGGTATAGGTCTCCGGTTACCACGACCTAAAAAACCATGAGCAAAGCCAGTAAAGGCTCTATAGGAAGCCTTCCGGTAAGACctgtttaaaaaaatgacaattactataatatatatactaaaaATACAGTGAGAACATTAAAAAGGTAGCATGTTAAAAGGTATTTTTAATTTTATCCTGCCCTATGTAGTTTTCAATTACACATTGTTCTGCATGCAGAGGTCGCGCATAGTGGTACATAATGCAGTTTTTTCTTTGACCCTCTTTGAATCCGGTTGTGGCTTCAACTTTGTAGGCACACTTCACTAAACTCCAGAGAACGTCTTTAGTGTGATCATACCACTATTACGTGAGCCATTAGCTGCAGAAGTGTAATGCAGGGAGGTAGGCCAACATCACTCCTCCCGTTCCGCTACATCAAGTGCCCACTCCCGAGTCCCCTTGCAGAGAAAGCTTAGCGTACGTTTAACAGTCTCTGTGCTCCGTCTGTTTTCTTTAATACAGGTAGAGCGTACAAACCAGTAAACTAAATGCCTGCTGTGCCTTCTATTCAAGGGGACTCGGGAGGGGGCACTTGatttagagagagagagggatgagtgaTGTCGGACTCCCTCCCCACGTTACACTGCGACGGCTGGTGCCTCGATAGGCAGTACGCAGGGAGAGCAGCTAATGATGTGCCAGCCTTGCAGCAGGTGGGATTCTGGGCATCGTTAAACCCCCCTGCATGCACCAGTGGCGGGGGGAGTGTGCcaccatgcctagctatactgtgaGCACCCCTGCCTGGCTAAACTGttggcacttatacctagctacagGCTTGTTCAAATCCTtcaggagacatccggatagttctatccggatatctcccagaaaAGCTGTGCGGGTGGAGGGCGGtctggtcaatcttacctgtttgacgtcttcttcggtccgtccctggcgcctcccacaatgcgctccAAGCAGCGGTcaggtaactacaaacacttcctccttcctcagtatagctaggcgggcttgctcaaatccgacttcaggagacatccggatagttctatccagatatctcccagtaaagctgggggggggggggtgggtgggctGGGAcctgggggtcaatcttacctgtctgacatcttcttcggtccgtccctggcgcctcccatgatgcgttcCAAGCAGCAGTCacttaactacaaacacttcctccttccgggttcgaaggaggaagtgtttgtagtcacgtgaccggcgcATGAAATGCTTCATGGGAGGCGAcaaggacggaccgaagaagatgtcagacaggtaagattgacccccaggtcccagccccccccccctcccccacacacacagctttactgggagatatccggttaGAACTATCCGGCTCCGAAGtcggatttgagcaagcctgccTAGCtgtactgagagcacctatacctgactatactGTGGGATGACAGCTATACCAGGATATTTATAATGGGGGAAACTATACATGTGGTGAGGGGTAGATGGACCACATCAAATGTTTCGCAGGCTCGACCATTTATTTCTACTTACCCCACTGGCTCTGATAGAATTAGGTTATTTCACATTTGTGACATAATTTAATAGAAATATATTTAGCAATATATATTTGAATTTAACCAACACAAACCTGTTTGCATCTTTTTGAGATCTGCTTAGTCCATTACTTCCATTCGCTACAAAAAGGAATACCCGAGCATAGTTTGGATTTTGGCAAAAGTTGTAGAAGTCGGCATGTTCAGTTATACAATCAATATCTTCCATCTGTTCTTCTAAATTTGATATTTCTTTGCAACATACAGACTCTAATCCTGTGGGCATTGGCACACATTTTTGACAGGAACACCATTGTACGTGTCCAATCCTATCCCGGTCCACGTCATCAAAATGATTTGGATTGTTAGGGTCCCGTATGGGATTTGATGGAAAGCTCTCTGATGGCCGATCCTGTCCGCTCATGGCCCGCATCTGATTCTGCAGAATtcttaactggaaaaaaaaaaggactttaATTTTAGGTTTATAGTATAGTGGTGGGTGATAGTCAGCAGCTTTTACTGCTTCAGATGCACTGTCGTGTGTTAATCAATGGCCTTTACGGTCGCCAGGGCAGTGGCAGCTGATATACACAGTCTATTACTGCTGCAGCAGAGGAAGAAAGGCTACACGTAGTGGAAAGGATTCACTCATGCTTGTAACACACTATGAAATTTTATGGCCGATTGACTGTGAGAttcattatttccaacatgtcctatctGATTTCCTATGCAGTTTCGTGTAAAACCTGCCGGACACAGAGGATGTGTAAGTCACTCATGGAGTCCAGTGTAGTGAGCGGCCCATCTAACTTCTAGACTTAAATCCAGTAGTTGTAACTTTCAAATAGCAATCGACCCTCCAGCACACAAGAAATCATATCGTTTCATGCAGAAGCTCTCTGTCAAGTGCCCTTGGACCTTGGATGGTCGAGTCCTATGTGGAAGTTGCAACTACTCGATCggatttccaagcattttccaaTTGCCTTCCTATTGAAGTAAATGAAAAACGGTTAAAAATAGAATGGTAATTTCTCGGAAATCATATcggacatgtttgaaataataGTTCTGAGAGTAAACCTTCCAGAAAATAACACACTGTGTAcatataataatacaaataacagGCTTTATCAGTGATAACATGACTTATCAAATTTTAAACGCCTTTTCAGAATATCATAGCgatcgctacgaacccgcagggtcaTAGCCCTGGACGAGTAGAGCTCACTTTATTGACAATTATCAGGCATACGTTTTTAACAATGATATTACCATGAGGCGTTATTTCTTCCAACTTCTGTTcacttggataaggcatgctatttatgttagtgaatcaagcccaatgtctgtgGAAAACTCATAAAACTATTCAATATATTTTATGTAAAAACGGCATTGTGAGACAGCTGTCATGTTTTGTACTGACAATGGAAGTTAATCAAACAGTCAACTGTCTGGCTATGCTGTTTTTACCTAATCCAATTAGTTACGTTTTACAATTTTAACAAATACATTGTGAGGAGCCTTTCTTCGTCTGCCGTTACTTTTGATTTGATTCACCAGGCCCCTGCACTGCCTTGGTGAGTGGAGGTATAGCGGAGTCCAGTGTGCTTAATTGTTACAGCTGCTGGCggttttttgcatttttgtattgCTGTTAACGCAGTGAAGCCAACTAATTAGTTCCTTTTACTGCTATTTCCGCAGtggaggctgctaatcagtggctgctactgatgCAGGCGTAGTGAAGGATAATAAACAGTGGCTCTTGCTTATGCAAACAAAGTGGAGGCAGCAGATaactggctgttactgctactggcgCAGTGATAGTTGATAATCAACGGCCTTTGAAGTTGTGGCCTCAGTCACACTATGGGTGCAGCAGCTGTCAATGCAGCAGGTGCAATAACTCGTTGCCTCCAATTGCTGCTGTCAAAGTCAAAGCTGCTAATCAGCAGCCTTTGCTGCAGGTGCAGTGACAGTTGGTAATCGGATTCGCCGGCTGTTACTTATACTGGCGCAATGATCGGTGCTAATAATTTGTTTTTACTGGGGCAGTCAAAGTAACGGCTGCTAAGCTGTGGCTGGATGTGAACAGACAGACAAGGTAATGGGAATTAATTAAATtgaatttttataataattaattTAAAAAGTATAAAATTTAGGTAACTTACCAATTCTTCTCTAGTTGAGGACGTACTCGGCTGTCCATTATTAATCGGATTGTTTGTAGGGTGATCCATGAAGATactacaaacagaaaacaatTGAATTTATATTGAAAAAGATTAACTTATTAGAGAGGCCCAGACACTAGTCGATTTCAGACATCATTCGATCGATTCCATTCTATAGTACTatttacacctatccctgtctacatatgctgtgagcacctacaactggctacatctatccctagCTAGCTTTGCTGCATCCACCTACAactagctacacctattcctaactagctatgctgcga
Coding sequences within it:
- the LOC137528450 gene encoding uncharacterized protein gives rise to the protein MCRQAEHHLAEDQKSIFSIFMDHPTNNPINNGQPSTSSTREELLRILQNQMRAMSGQDRPSESFPSNPIRDPNNPNHFDDVDRDRIGHVQWCSCQKCVPMPTGLESVCCKEISNLEEQMEDIDCITEHADFYNFCQNPNYARVFLFVANGSNGLSRSQKDANRSYRKASYRAFTGFAHGFLGRGNRRPIPACVVKKVREAFPDPDGEYMGYKACQDIAAEYMV